One Aquila chrysaetos chrysaetos chromosome 22, bAquChr1.4, whole genome shotgun sequence genomic window carries:
- the SPRY4 gene encoding protein sprouty homolog 4: MEPRIPHNITVVPNSVMVQPLLDSRIPYGRLQHPLTILPIDQMKTTHIENDYTDNPTASQLAAQKHPRGPHEPVLTNQHLQRCEQDVTHPWISFSGRPSSISSSSSTSSDQRLLDHMAPAPVAEQSSPRAVRIQPKVINCKPLDLKGPVSQELDKHFLLCEACGKCKCKECALPRTLPSCWVCNQECLCSAQNLVNYSTCMCLVKGVFYHCTNEDDEGTCADHPCSCSHSNCCARWSFMSALSLVLPCLLCYLPATGCVKLSQRCYDQVSRPGCRCKNTNSVICKALPESKASRPEKPF, translated from the coding sequence ATGGAGCCCCGGATTCCCCACAACATCACTGTTGTCCCCAACTCCGTGATGGTCCAGCCCTTGCTGGACAGTCGGATCCCCTATGGGCGGCTGCAGCACCCGCTCACCATCCTGCCGATCGACCAAATGAAGACGACTCACATAGAGAACGATTACACCGACAACCCCACCGCTTCCCAGCTGGCGGCCCAGAAGCATCCCCGAGGCCCCCATGAACCGGTCTTGACCAACCAGCACCTCCAGCGCTGCGAGCAGGACGTCACCCACCCCTGGATTTCGTTCAGCGGGCGCCCCAGCtccatcagcagcagcagcagcacatcttCCGACCAAAGGCTCTTGGACCACATGGCCCCGGCGCCCGTGGCGGAGCAGTCCTCCCCCAGAGCGGTTCGCATTCAGCCCAAGGTGATTAACTGCAAGCCCCTGGACCTGAAGGGACCTGTGTCTCAGGAGCTGGACAAGCACTTTCTGCTGTGCGAAGCCTGTGGGAAATGCAAGTGTAAGGAGTGCGCGCTGCCCCGGACTCTGCCTTCGTGCTGGGTGTGCAACCAAGAGTGCCTCTGCTCGGCGCAGAACCTGGTCAACTACTCCACCTGCATGTGTCTCGTCAAGGGCGTCTTCTACCACTGCACCAACGAGGACGACGAGGGCACGTGTGCCGACcacccctgctcctgctcccactcAAACTGCTGTGCGCGCTGGTCCTTCATGAGTGCCCTCTCCCTGGTGCTCCCTTGCTTGCTCTGCTACCTGCCAGCCACCGGCTGCGTCAAGCTGTCCCAGAGATGCTACGACCAAGTGAGCCGGCCCGGATGCAGATGCAAAAACACAAACAGTGTCATTTGCAAGGCATTGCCGGAGAGCAAAGCAAGCAGGCCAGAAAAGCCCTTTTGA